The Patescibacteria group bacterium genomic sequence AGATACGCCATGTTTGAGACGGCGAGCGGCGCGGACTTGGGGTACAGCTCGAACGTGATGTCGCCCTTTTCCGTGTGGATGCGGACGACCTTTCCGGTGATCTCGGCGTCCGGCAGCACGCCGGGAGCCGTAAGGGTGGCTGGTTGTTCGGTCACAACGGGGGTTGGTTCGGGTTGGGTCGGGACGGAGGCCGGAGGGAGGGTGATCTCGACGGCATCGCTCCCGGAGAGCCCGGCGGGCGATCCCACTGGCGCACATCCTGCCCCGAGGAGCAGCAATCCGGCAAGGCCAAGGGAGAGACGACGGGACGACGTCATACTAGCGGGCCGAAACGGCCTGACCGTTGAAGGCGTTCACCTGGCTCGAGAGCGACGCGATGTCCATGCTCGAGACCAACACGGCTCCCGAGAGCACGAGCATGACCGCGGCCATGGCAAGGAACAGGCGGTTGGGGCCCAGCGGGAGATGGTGGCAGTCGCTGCAACCATAGGCTAGCTGCGGACCCGGCGGCGGTTCGATCGTAGGTTCGTCGGGGCCCTGCAGGAGCGACATGGGCCCGCCTTCGTCAAGGCTGCGGCGGGCATGCGTGCGGCGGCGCGCGCTGGTCGTGCTGATTCTTCGGGTGGCCATAGGGATGTGGTGGGGTGATGTGATTGTGGAAAAGTATAGCACATCCGCCTGACGCGATGCTACGGCGAAGGCGCGAGCGGGGCGTCGGGAGGACATCCGGTCCCTCCCTGGAACCGCACCGCCACGCGCGTGATCCCGGTCGGCTCGGCGACCTCCTTCGTGGCGACGATCTCGCGTCCGCGAACGAACGCGCCACCACACCCGCCACGCGAGAGCGGCTCCGCGACCAGGAAAAAGTCCTCGCTGCCCGGCTCCGCGACCGCGGAAAACGCCTCGTACCCGACGGTGCCGGAAGGCGGGAACGAAAGGAGGGCGTCGAGGAGCGCGGGCGAGACCGTCGAAGCGGGGCCTGGATCGGCCGGGGCCGCGGTCCAGTCCGACAGGCCGGCGGCCGCGTCCGCCATGAGACGTCCGTCGGCGCGGTCGTCCTGCGACGCGGCGCGACGCCACGCCCCCGCGGCCGGATCGTACCCCCACAAGGCGAGGGCGGCTCCGGGGAACCGCTTCGCGGCCCAGTCCGGGTCGTACGCCAACGCGACCTCGTATGGACGCATGGGCGCCGCCTCGTCGACCGTCACCCGATACGCGGGCGCGACGCCGGCGCTTGCGACGCGATCGGAGATTCGCTCCACGCGGATGGAGGAGAACGGACCCGCGGCCGTAAAGCGCCCGTCGTCGGAGCGGCCTTTGGCGCGATCGGGATCGGGCAAGGCGAACAGGGCCGTAGAGCCGAGGACGACGGCAAAGGCGAGGATGAGAGCGTGGACGGGCAGGCGGTCGTTCATGAAACGCGTTTCCTCGCCTTGTGCGCGCGCACGCGCTCGCCGGCCTTCGCGTGCGAGTCGCGGCAGGGCGGATCGACGTCGCACCGCGCGAGCGCGATGGCGTCCTGCTGCTCCCCGATGCGGTCCTCATAGGCCAGCTCCTCGTCGTGCTTTTGCTCGGCATCCTGCGCGAACACCGCCACCGCGGCGCCGGCGAGCGTGAGGAGCATGGCGATCACGAGCCAGGTGAAAATCATAATGACGCAGGGGGCATTCCTGCGTCATTCTACCATAGTCACGCCGCGTTCATGGCGGCGTCTTCCCAGGGCGTGCCCGGGCGTCCGAACGCGCCATAGACGGACAGGTCGCGGTACATCGGCCTCTCAAGGCTTAGCCTTTCCACGATGGCCTCGGGCCGGAAATCGAATGCCCGTTTCGCCGCGGCCGTGAGGTCCATCTTCGCGCCTTGGGCCTTTTCCCCGACCCCCCGCACCTCGATCGCAACGGGTTCGGCGCGTCCGAGCGCATAGGCGACCGTGACGGTGGCCGCATCGCATAGGCCCTGGTCAACGAACGATCGGGCGCACGTGCGGGCGAGATATGCGCCGCACCGGGACGCCTTGTACGGATCCTTTCCGGCCATGGGGGTATCGAATCCTGGCACCAGGCCGCCGTACGTGTCGGATGCCGCCTTGCGCCCGCTCATCCCCGAGTCGGCCCGGAACCCGTGCGCGGTGAACGGCCCGATGGGATTCACGGACATCTGCGGCGGCTCCACGCCGAACACGGGCACGATGAGGCGTTCGATGAGCGCGCCCTGCACGTCACGCGGCGCCATGTTGCGGGCGTGGGAGGCGAGCACGGTGACACCCGCCACGCGCGCGCCGTCTAGCGTCACCTGCACCTTGCCGTCGGGCCGCAGCCAGGAGAACGCCGGGTCGAGCCGTCGTAGGTCATCAAGGCGGCGTGACAGCTCGTGCGCGTAGACGACCGCGCGCGGCAGCCGCTCGCGCGTCTCGCGCGTGGCGTACCCGCGCACCACCACCAGGTCGGACGCGCCGCGCGGCGCCTTGCGCATCTCGTCGGACGGCTTTTCCACGTTCACGAACACTTCGATCTCGTCCGTGTAGCCGATCTCCGCATACGTCTTCTTCGCAAGCGCGGACAGGTCGAAATCCGCCGCGGAATCCAGTTCCCCGGCCACCATCATCATCCCGTGGGACCCCATCACGCACAGGTCCACTGATGCCTTCGGATCGCGACGCAAACACTCGTCCACGATGGCCTCGGCCACCTGGTCGCACACCTTGTCCGGATTCCCCGCGCACGCGCTTTCGACCACTTTCAACATATGGAGTGGGTGAAGGGTAGCCGTCCGAGCGCGGAAATTCAAGGGACGAACAGGGGAAACAATCGGGATAACAAAGAGCGCACCTACGGGGCATTGAGCAGATGGCTCTTTGCCGCGCGGGTGCGCGAGTCGACGGTCTATCGACCGTACTTCGTCTTGAGGTCTTCGAGGACGCGCTGCGTCCCCATCCGCTCGTAAGCATCGAGCACGTGCGGCGGCGGGGGCTCGACCCCGATGGTGCCCTCGCGGGTGTCCGTGCGGAACCACCCCTTGTGGTAGGTTCCATCCTCGGACTGGCCACGGAAGCACCAGCTCTGACCCGACCCGTCCTTGATACCGACCTCCGTGATGTGGAGCGTCAGCTTCTTGTTCTCCACCCACCAGTTCGACTTGTCGGTCGACTTGAGGATGAAGGTGACGGGACGGAGATTGTTCATGCTGCGCTCGAACAGCGCGAGCATGAGGTCGTACTTGCTGGGGCCGCTCTTGATACCGACGGTGACAGATGCCATTCGGCACCTCCTGACTTGCTGAATACCTCCTTGGATGGTGTGGAGGCGAGCACCGTTACGCACCCTTGCGGATGCGCCACCTGCCCATACGGGTAGGAATTGCGTCGTGTTTACGACTGATAAAAATACCACAAAAACGCCCTTTTGTCAATAGTTGGTGGCTAAGGTTGACCTAAATCGAAAACCCTCGGCGCGAACCGAGGGTTTTCGCATCCCGGGCCTAGGCGGTTGCGAACACGGACACGTCCCGCTCGATCCGTTTCGCGACGGCATCCTGCACGCAATCAAGGTCATAGTGCATTTGCAGGTTCAGCCAGAACTGCGGGGTGGTGCCGAAATAACGCGCGAGACGCAGGGCGGTGTCGGAAGAAACGGACCGTGTCCCGTGAATGATCTCGTTAATCCGCCGTGCGGGAACCGCGATGTCCTTTGCAAGCCGGTACTGGGTCAGCTTATGCGGACGCAGGAACTCATGGTCCAAAATCTCGCCTGGATGAACGGGTTTTTGTTTTGCCATATCAGTGATAATCGATAATTTCTACGTCATGCGCGTATCCGTCCTGCCACCGAAAGCATATGCGCCACTGGTCATTTATCCGGATGCTGTAACGATGCAACCGATCATGAAGGAGTTTCTCAAGACGATTCCCAGGCGGCACGACAAGGTCGGCTAATGCGCGTGCCGCATGGATCATCCTAAGTTTATAGAGAGCCGTCCGCTGAATGTCCGAAGGGATTTTTCTGGACCATTCTCTCTGGAACAGACGCGCGGTCTCCTTATCGGCGAAGCTCAGAATCATAATAACGCGTCACGTTATTAAATGTCAATGGGTTCGTGGAGTACAAAAAAACTCCCCAATGGCCCATTTAAGCCGGAAGGGAGTCCTCTGTCGTCACCCCGATGACCGGTGGAGGTCTCACGAAGATGAGAAGATTTAATCATGTTTTTTTCGTTTTGTCAAAGGCGAGACAAAGCGCCTAGAGATCCTTCAGGCCTGATGGCCTTCAGCCTGCCTGCCGGCAGGCAGGGATGCCACCGGCCTCTGCGGCCGGTGGCACTTATCCACAGTCCCCTCTTTTTCTGCCAATCTACGACCCTTGTGTTCGGTTTTTGTTCGGTCTACAATACGAACATAAAGCGAACAGGAGATTGCTTCGTCGGCTGAAGCCTCCTCGCAATGACAGACTCCTATGCCACCTCTCACGAAAAAACAGGCAGAAATCCTTGCTCACATCCGATCCCATATCGCGGAGCACGGGTACGCTCCAAGCTACCGCGAGATCGCCGAGAACTTTGGCCTCTCCTCCCCTGCCACGGTGCACCAGCATGTGAAGTCGCTCGCCGAGAAAGGGATGATCGAGGTGGGAGATGAGGGCGAAGCGCGCTCCATCGAACTCGTCGACACCGGCGAGAGCGCCTTGCTCGCGCTCGAGCTCCCGCTGGTCGGCCTCATCACCGCCGGGTCTCCCATCGAGGCGATAGAAGAGCGCGAAACCATGGCCGTGCCCGCGCAGTTCGTCCTCGACGGCGCAAACTCGTACGTGCTCAAGGTGAAAGGACGGTCGATGATC encodes the following:
- a CDS encoding type II toxin-antitoxin system RelE/ParE family toxin; translated protein: MILSFADKETARLFQREWSRKIPSDIQRTALYKLRMIHAARALADLVVPPGNRLEKLLHDRLHRYSIRINDQWRICFRWQDGYAHDVEIIDYH
- the higA gene encoding addiction module antidote protein, HigA family, encoding MAKQKPVHPGEILDHEFLRPHKLTQYRLAKDIAVPARRINEIIHGTRSVSSDTALRLARYFGTTPQFWLNLQMHYDLDCVQDAVAKRIERDVSVFATA
- the lexA gene encoding transcriptional repressor LexA; translation: MPPLTKKQAEILAHIRSHIAEHGYAPSYREIAENFGLSSPATVHQHVKSLAEKGMIEVGDEGEARSIELVDTGESALLALELPLVGLITAGSPIEAIEERETMAVPAQFVLDGANSYVLKVKGRSMIDDGIHDGDFVVIERNPSPRNGEVVVALLDNAYATLKRFYRETNRIRLQPANSTMDPIYVKDCIIQGVVRAVIRKFQPA